In Hyperolius riggenbachi isolate aHypRig1 chromosome 10, aHypRig1.pri, whole genome shotgun sequence, a genomic segment contains:
- the LOC137535040 gene encoding oocyte zinc finger protein XlCOF22-like, producing MDYMTTSVRMDGDWGHMTDKIFSLTLEIIFLLTGEGTPPVKSGDQVTIIVPPPHFLVPERTMKKKILQVINKISELLMGEVPIGCQDVPTFSSKEAWQNVEGHKDLSKDIMMENQPPLTSPNGSRNGSPPERCTGPLYSQDCPLEDHNYACRYQSVEFTDLKTDTHVKFQQQSELESKLMRKEEDEAYVRSDQQTMEEGDMMRTSKEEEEETYVRSDQQTTEESDMMRTSKEEEEETYVRSDQQSMEEGDMMRTIKEEEETYVRSDQQSIQEGDMMGTIKEEEETYVRSDQQSIQEGDMMRIIKEEEETYVRSDQQSIQEGDMMGTIKEEEEETYARSDQQSIQEGGMMETIKEEEETYVRSDQQTIQEGDMMRTIKEEEETYVRGVQQSMEEGEMSSITNEEMHVSSDNQPSEDDKIQTIKKDKCPLNISTDKHDVGNSSEGHLHPWNTAPLSHQTRHRGVHLFSCSECGEGFNYKTTFLRHQRSHKGIHPFSCSVCGKCFNDKKVLLRHQTRHTDEQLFSCSECGKRFYHKSSLHRHQTSHSGESCFPCLECGKSYSQKGRLVIHQRSHTGERPFSCSECGKGFVTKGDLLRHQRFHTGESPFLCSECGKSFNKKVRLLIHQRCHTGIPSFPCSECRKGFYNRKDLLRHQTTHIGKQPFSCSECGKCFSQKGCLLIHQRSHPGKHSFSCTECGKSFSIKGNLIQHQKIHTGERPFSCTKCGKKCMQKKTLLSHHCSHTGILPFSCSVCGKGFNEYCDLLRHQKSHPEWQPFSCSECGKCFAWKASLVFHEKFHTDEKLYS from the exons ATGGATTACATGACCACATCAGTGAGGATGGACGGGGACtggggtcacatgactgacaagATATTCAgtctcaccctggagatcatcttcctgctgaccggagag GGTACTCCTCCTGTGAAGTCTGGTGACCAGGTGACAATCATAGTTCCCCCGCCTCACTTTTTGGTACCTGAGAGAACCATGAAGAAGAAGATTTTACAAGTCATCAACAAGATCAGTGAGTTGCTgatgggagag gttcctataggTTGTCAGGACGTCCCAACCTTCTCCTCCAAGGAGGCGTGGCAGAATGTAGAAGGACACAAAGACCTCTCCAAGGACATCATGATGGAGAACCAGCCACCCCTCACATCACCAA atggatccaggaACGGaagcccaccagagagatgtacaggtcctctttactcccaggattgtccactggAAGACCACAACTATGCTTGCcgttatcag agtGTAGAATTTACTGATCTTAAAACTGATACTCATGTGAAGTTTCAACAGCAATCTGAATTGGAAAGTAAATTAATGAGAAAGGAAGAAGATGaggcatatgtgaggagtgatcagcagactatggaggagggtgacatgatgaggacaagtaaagaggaagaagaagagacgtatgtgaggagtgatcagcagactacggaggagagtgacatgatgaggacaagtaaagaggaagaagaagagacatatgtgaggagtgatcagcagtctatggaggagggtgacatgatgaggacaattaaagaggaagaagagacatatgtgaggagtgatcagcaatctatacaggagggtgacatgatggggacaattaaagaggaagaagagacatatgtgaggagtgatcagcaatctatacaggagggtgacatgatgaggataattaaagaggaagaggagacatatgtgaggagtgatcagcaatctatacaggagggtgacatgatggggacaattaaagaggaagaagaggagacatatgcgaggagtgatcagcaatctatacaggagggtggcatgatggagacaattaaagaggaagaagagacatatgtgaggagtgatcagcagactataCAGGAGggcgacatgatgaggacaattaaagaggaagaagagacatatgtgaggggtgttcagcagtctatggaggaaggtGAAATGTCGAGTATAACTAATGAAGAAATGCATGTAAGCAGTGATAATCAGCCTTCAGAAGATGACAAAATTCAAACTATTAAAAAAGACAAATGTCCTCTGAATATTAGCACAG ATAAACATGATGTTGGGAACTCTTCAGAGGGACATCTCCATCCATGGAATACAGCACCGTTGTCACATCAGACACGTCACAGAGGTGTCCATCTtttctcatgttcagagtgtggggaaggttttaattataaaacaaccTTTCTTAGACACCAAAGAAGTCACAAAGGCATCCATCCATTCTCATGctctgtgtgtgggaaatgttttaatgacAAAAAAGTTCTTCTTAGACACCAGACACGGCACACAGATGAGCAGctgttttcatgttcagagtgtgggaaaagattTTATCATAAAAGTAGCCTTCATAGACACCAGACAAGTCACTCAGGTGAGAGTTGTTTtccatgtttagagtgtgggaaaagttattCTCAGAAAGGAAGACTTGTTatacaccagagaagtcacacaggtgagcgcccgttctcatgctcagagtgtgggaaaggttttgttaCGAAGGGAGACCTTCTTAGACACCAGAGATTTCACACAGGGGAAAGCCCAttcttatgttcagagtgtgggaaatcttttaaTAAAAAGGTACGCCTTCTCATACACCAGAGATGTCATACAGGCATCCCTTCTTTTCCATGTTCAGAATGCAGGAAAGGTTTTTATAACAGAAAAGACCTTCTTAGACACCAGACAACCCACATAGGCAAGCAGCCTttttcatgctcagagtgtggcaAATGTTTTTCTCAGAAAGGGTGCCTTCTTATACACCAAAGAAGTCACCCAGGTAAGCATTCATTCTcatgtacagagtgtgggaaaagtttcagTATAAAAGGAAATCTTATTCAACACCAGAAAATTCACACAGGGGAGCGTCCATTCTCTTGTACAaagtgtgggaaaaaatgtatgcagaaaaAAACCTTGCTTAGTCACCACTGTAGTCACACAGGCATCCTTCCTTTCTCTTGTTCtgtgtgtgggaaaggttttaatGAGTATTGTGATCTTCTGAGACACCAGAAATCTCACCCAGAGTGGCAGCCTttttcttgttcagagtgtgggaaatgttttgcttggAAAGCAAGCCTGGTCTTTCATGAGAAATTTCATACAGATGAAAAGCTGTATTCATGA